The Cellulomonas flavigena DSM 20109 DNA segment ACGCCGCGGTACGCGCCGGGTGCCCGCCGGGAGCGCTCGCGCGGGTCCACGTGCTGGCCGTCGAGTCGCTGGTCACGCGCTGGCGCGGGCAGGGGCCCGTGCACCTGCCGGGCGGCCGGACCGCGTCCCGCGCGTGTGGCAGGCTCTACCTCGGCCGGCCGGACGCGGACGGAGGGCCGGACGCGGGAGGCGGTCGCCCGCCGGGTGATCCCGGGCGGCGGACCGACGGACACGACGACCAGGAGTGAGCTGTGGACGCGGCGGACATGGGTGACGACCTCGAGCGGGTGCTGCTGAGCGAGGAGCAGCTCCACGCGCGTCTGGACGAGATGGCGGCGCAGATCGACGCCGACTACGCGGGCGAGCCGCTGCTGCTCGTCGGCGTGCTCAAGGGCGCGGTGATGGTGATGGCGGACCTGGCGCGCCGGCTGCGCGGCGACGTCGCGATGGACTGGATGGCGGTGTCGTCCTACGGGTCGGGCACCAAGTCGTCGGGGGTCGTGCGGATCCTCAAGGACCTCGACACGGACCTCACGGGCCGTCACGTGCTCATCGTCGAGGACATCATCGACTCGGGGCTGACGCTGTCGTGGCTGCTGTCGAACCTGCGTTCGCGCGGGCCGGCGTCGGTCGAGATCGCCACCATGCTGCGCAAGCCCGAGGCCGCGAAGGTCGACGTGCCGGTGCGCTACGTGGGCTTCGACATCCCGACGGAGTTCGTCGTCGGGTACGGCCTGGACTACGCCGAGCGGTACCGCAACCTGCCGTTCGTCGGCACGCTCGCGCCGCACGTCTACCAGTCCTGACCCCTCGGCGCACCCGCACGGCACCCGCGGCGTCGGGGCCTGTGCCCTGGGCGAACACCACCGGGTACCGCCAGGTCCAGCGTGTACTTTCAAGGGCAGTGTCCCGTCGAGCGGAGGATGAGGGGCCACGCCCCGATCGCCCATGAACGTCAAGCGTCTCTTCCGCGGCCCCTTCATCTGGGTCGCCCTGGCCGTCGTCCTGCTCGTCGCGGCGTACGGCATGCTCCAGGCCCCGCCCGTGCGGCAGGTCGACACGTCCGCAGGCCTCGAGCTCCTCCACGACGGCAAGGTCGAGCAGGTCCTCGTCACCGAGGGCACCCAGCGCGTCGACCTCACGCTGAGCGAGGCCTACGACCCGGACCCCGACGAGGAGGGTGACCTGGGCAAGCGGGTCTACTTCTTCTACGTCACGCCGCAGGGCCCGCAGGTGATCGACGCGATCACGGCGGCCGACCCGAAGGACGGCTTCACGTCCAAGGTCCCGCAGCCGACGTGGTGGGGCAGCCTGCTGACGCTCGTGCTGCCGTTCATCATCATCCTGGGCCTGTTCTGGTTCCTCATGTCCAACATGCAGGGCGGCGGCTCGAAGGTCATGAGCTTCGGCAAGTCCAAGGCCAAGCTCGTGAGCAAGGAGTCGCCGAAGGTCACGTTCGCGGACGTCGCGGGCGTCGACGAGGCGGTCGAGGAGCTGCAGGAGATCAAGGAGTTCCTCTCCGAGCC contains these protein-coding regions:
- the hpt gene encoding hypoxanthine phosphoribosyltransferase → MDAADMGDDLERVLLSEEQLHARLDEMAAQIDADYAGEPLLLVGVLKGAVMVMADLARRLRGDVAMDWMAVSSYGSGTKSSGVVRILKDLDTDLTGRHVLIVEDIIDSGLTLSWLLSNLRSRGPASVEIATMLRKPEAAKVDVPVRYVGFDIPTEFVVGYGLDYAERYRNLPFVGTLAPHVYQS